A section of the Humulus lupulus chromosome 2, drHumLupu1.1, whole genome shotgun sequence genome encodes:
- the LOC133817593 gene encoding uncharacterized protein LOC133817593, which translates to MSETRPVPRRESPWGTPEGEHRQPKAHRCNDRAEDVIQACFEGNPFKTVPGPFKLFWQCMRSKPGEEPTEPYTYLEIDPPKREVKLE; encoded by the exons atgagcGAGACGAGGCCAGTGCCGAGGAGAGAAAGCCCATGGGGGACGCCGGAGGGAGAGCACCGTCAGCCCAAAGCTCATCGTTGCAATGATAGAGCTGAAGACGTCATCCAA gcttgttttgaaggAAATCCTTTTAAGACTGTTCCAGGACCTTTCAAGCTCTTCTGGCAGTGCATGCGTTCTAAACCTGG GGAGGAACCAACTGAGCCTTATACCTATTTGGAGATTGATCCTCCCAAAAGGGAAGTGAAACTCGAGTGA
- the LOC133817590 gene encoding uncharacterized protein LOC133817590, giving the protein MGVLVKAIDAILFLFFVIIAVAAPLIDAQTCLPASLIPDLLVELTSWYSREFGDYLVAERPHFFAGLLWLEFLFQWPLALINLYGILGAKSWFNTTCLMYGVSASTALAAILSEMIGSGKASDKLIMLHLPFLGFGVLATVRGLLPQSGKTSSTVGKGPVMARKKRA; this is encoded by the exons ATGGGTGTTTTGGTGAAGGCCATTGATGCGATACTGTTCTTGTTCTTTGTCATCATCGCGGTGGCGGCGCCGTTGATCGACGCGCAGACGTGTCTTCCGGCGAGTCTTATCCCAGATCTCTTGGTGGAGTTGACCAGTTGGTATAGCCGTGAGTTCGGCGATTATCTGGTTGCCGAGAGGCCTCATTTTTTTGCGGGTCTTCTATGGTTGGAGTTCCTTTTCCAATGGCCACTTGCTCTCATCAATTTGTACGGTATTTTGGGTGCCAAATCTTGGTTCAACACCACTTGTTTGATGTATGGCGTTTCAGCCTCTACCGCCTTG GCTGCTATACTATCAGAAATGATAGGGTCCGGAAAAGCATCTGATAAGCTAATAATGTTGCACTTACCTTTCCTGGGGTTTGGTGTCTTAGCCACGGTTCGTGGTCTACTACCACAATCTGGAAAGACTTCTTCAACTGTTGGCAAGGGGCCTGTGATGGCTAGGAAAAAGAGGGCTTGA
- the LOC133817592 gene encoding uncharacterized protein LOC133817592 isoform X2 encodes MEVRVKKASANLLMFYWSFFWTLHQPLAKDLHIRLFFGASLYPEVLINLQKWYAHEYGDYLFTEKPHFFVGLVWLQLLVRRPHALLNIYAILASKSWFPITFLIYGASFLTSMVAVYWPFFGFAILAILRGLLPQSGKTASNVGKRPALPRKKRV; translated from the exons ATGGAAGTGAGGGTTAAGAAAGCATCTGCCAATCTATTAATGTTTTACTGGTCTTTCTTCTGGACTCTGCATCAACCATTGGCAAAGGACCTGCATATTAG ACTATTCTTCGGGGCTAGTCTGTACCCGGAAGTGTTAATCAATCTGCAGAAGTGGTACGCTCACGAGTATGGTGACTATCTTTTCACAGAGAAGCCCCATTTTTTTGTTGGACTTGTTTGGCTCCAGCTCCTTGTTCGACGGCCGCATGCTCTTCTTAATATCTATGCTATTTTGGCTTCCAAATCTTGGTTCCCCATTACCTTCTTGATCTATGGCGCCTCGTTCTTGACCTCCATG GTTGCTGTGTACTGGCCTTTCTTTGGATTTGCAATATTGGCGATACTGCGCGGTCTGCTACCACAATCTGGCAAGACTGCATCAAACGTTGGCAAGAGACCTGCATTGCCTAGGAAAAAGAGGGTTTGA
- the LOC133817592 gene encoding uncharacterized protein LOC133817592 isoform X1, which yields MALVASIMEVRVKKASANLLMFYWSFFWTLHQPLAKDLHIRLFFGASLYPEVLINLQKWYAHEYGDYLFTEKPHFFVGLVWLQLLVRRPHALLNIYAILASKSWFPITFLIYGASFLTSMVAVYWPFFGFAILAILRGLLPQSGKTASNVGKRPALPRKKRV from the exons ATGGCCCTG GTTGCTTCAATAATGGAAGTGAGGGTTAAGAAAGCATCTGCCAATCTATTAATGTTTTACTGGTCTTTCTTCTGGACTCTGCATCAACCATTGGCAAAGGACCTGCATATTAG ACTATTCTTCGGGGCTAGTCTGTACCCGGAAGTGTTAATCAATCTGCAGAAGTGGTACGCTCACGAGTATGGTGACTATCTTTTCACAGAGAAGCCCCATTTTTTTGTTGGACTTGTTTGGCTCCAGCTCCTTGTTCGACGGCCGCATGCTCTTCTTAATATCTATGCTATTTTGGCTTCCAAATCTTGGTTCCCCATTACCTTCTTGATCTATGGCGCCTCGTTCTTGACCTCCATG GTTGCTGTGTACTGGCCTTTCTTTGGATTTGCAATATTGGCGATACTGCGCGGTCTGCTACCACAATCTGGCAAGACTGCATCAAACGTTGGCAAGAGACCTGCATTGCCTAGGAAAAAGAGGGTTTGA
- the LOC133817589 gene encoding septum-promoting GTP-binding protein 1-like yields the protein MVQFCLRRRIQRRMMILRRCIRRLMDRLLMSCLRKTVRYRMLPQAIASTSPSPAVVDGTTDFDSTQAVPELAPVPVPTPVINREYAMDSDLVSLKISLLGDSNIGKTSFLEKYIGEEKEEVVRHENENGLSSIDKTLIVGDARISYSIWEVGGDTKSQEHMGFACKDSVAILFMFDLTSRCTLNSVIGWYQQARKWNQTAIPILIGTKFDDFIQLPIDLQWTIASQARSYAKAFNATLFFSSATYNINVNKIFKFITAKIFDLPWTVERNLTIGEPIIDF from the exons ATGGTTCAGTTCTGCCTCAGGCGAAGAATTCAACGGCGTATGATGATTCTGCGGCGGTGCATTCGTCGACTCATGGATCGACTCCTCATGTCTTGCCTTAGAAAAACTGTCCGTTACAGGATGCTTCCTCAAGCCATCGCGTCGACTTCGCCTTCACCGGCTGTCGTGGATGGTACTACTGATTTCGATTCCACTCAAGCTGTACCGGAGCTGGCTCCAGTACCAGTTCCGACTCCGGTGATCAATCGTGAGTATGCAATGGACTCGGATTTGGTCTCCTTGAAGATCAGTCTCTTGGGAGATTCCAATATCGGGAAGACTAGCTTTTTG GAAAAATACATAGGTGAGGAGAAAGAAGAGGTTGTGAGGCATGAAAATGAGAATGGATTAAGCTCAATTGATAAGACATTAATCGTTGGAGATGCTCGCATTTCCTATTCCATTTGGGAAGTGGgag GAGATACGAAATCTCAAGAGCATATGGGATTTGCCTGTAAAGATTCTGTAGCTATTCTTTTCATGTTTGATCTGACAAGTCGGTGTACCTTAAATAG TGTCATTGGATGGTATCAACAAGCAAGGAAATGGAACCAG ACGGCAATTCCAATTTTAATTGGAACAAAGTTCGATGATTTTATCCAACTCCCCATAGATTTGCAATGGACAATAGCAAGTCAG GCAAGATCATATGCCAAGGCATTCAATGCAACGCTGTTCTTTTCGAGTGCAACGTACAACATTAATGTAAACAAGATCTTCAAATTTATCACGGCCAAGATCTTTGACTTGCCATGGACTGTGGAGCGCAATCTCACTATTGGAGAACCAATCATTGATTTCtag
- the LOC133817591 gene encoding uncharacterized protein LOC133817591 — protein sequence MGVLVKLIDAIMLMFFIVIAVGAPLIDSQTILPASLFPEVLINLKKWYAHEYGDYLFTEKPHFFVGLVWLQLLFQWPLSLLNMYAILASKSWFPTTSLIYGVSILTSTVAILSEMIRSGKASDKLLMMYWPFFGFAILATLRGLLPQSGKTASTVGKKPALPRKKRV from the exons ATGGGTGTATTGGTGAAGCTGATCGATGCGATTATGTTAATGTTCTTTATAGTGATAGCAGTAGGAGCTCCGTTAATCGATTCGCAGACGATTCTTCCGGCGAGTCTGTTCCCGGAAGTGTTAATCAACCTGAAGAAGTGGTACGCTCATGAGTATGGTGACTATCTTTTCACAGAGAAGCCGCATTTCTTTGTAGGTCTGGTTTGGCTGCAGCTCCTATTTCAATGGCCTCTTTCTCTTCTTAATATGTACGCTATTTTGGCTTCCAAATCTTGGTTCCCCACTACCTCCTTGATCTATGGCGTCTCCATCTTGACCTCCACG GTTGCTATTTTATCAGAAATGATAAGGTCTGGGAAAGCATCCGATAAGCTCCTAATGATGTACTGGCCTTTCTTTGGATTTGCAATATTGGCAACGCTGCGCGGTCTACTACCACAATCCGGCAAGACTGCGTCAACCGTTGGCAAGAAACCTGCATTGCCTAGGAAAAAGAGAGTGTGA